In the genome of Gemmatimonadaceae bacterium, one region contains:
- a CDS encoding NAD(P)/FAD-dependent oxidoreductase, whose amino-acid sequence MTPASPKRFDLVVIGTGAGGSAPARKCAAAGWSVAIVDDQPYGGTCALRGCDPKKVLVGAADLLDWHRRMSGTGLAGEASIDWAALMRFKRTFVADVPEQRRESFARAGIATYQGTARFLSQDVLLVGDEPLQADRFVIASGAKPKRLGIAGEDLLRDSTQFLELESLPPRLALVGAGYIGFEFAHIARRAGAAVTLLGRGQPLSRFEPEHVRLLVQHTRALGVDVRLDADVGAIEQRGAELRLHFTTPAGADSVDVDAAVHSGGRSPATDTLGLAAADVTADEHGAIRVNEFLQSVSNPRVYAAGDVALSPGSLPLTPVAGHEAHIVAANLLRGNSRTPDYSGTASVVFTVPPLAGVGLTESDARARHGEVVVKEGDTSEWYSSRRVRAGVGAFKTISESSGGKLLGAHLLGHNAEEMINLFALAIRTGLTADQLRHAIYGYPTSASDIAYMV is encoded by the coding sequence ATGACGCCGGCTTCACCGAAGAGGTTTGATCTCGTCGTCATCGGCACCGGCGCCGGTGGCTCCGCCCCGGCGCGGAAATGCGCCGCCGCGGGCTGGTCGGTCGCGATCGTCGACGACCAGCCGTATGGGGGAACGTGCGCGCTCCGCGGATGCGATCCCAAGAAGGTGCTGGTCGGCGCCGCTGATCTTCTCGACTGGCACCGCCGCATGAGCGGCACGGGACTGGCCGGAGAGGCGTCGATCGACTGGGCCGCGCTGATGCGGTTCAAGCGGACTTTCGTCGCTGACGTCCCGGAGCAGCGTCGGGAATCGTTTGCTCGAGCCGGCATCGCCACCTACCAGGGGACCGCGCGGTTCCTGTCGCAGGACGTACTCCTCGTAGGCGATGAGCCGCTCCAGGCCGACCGGTTCGTGATCGCCAGCGGCGCGAAGCCGAAGCGACTCGGCATTGCCGGGGAAGATCTGCTGCGCGACAGCACGCAGTTCCTCGAGCTGGAATCACTGCCGCCGCGGCTCGCGCTGGTCGGAGCCGGCTACATCGGATTCGAGTTCGCGCACATCGCCCGGCGCGCGGGTGCCGCGGTCACCCTGCTCGGACGAGGTCAGCCGCTCTCGCGCTTCGAGCCGGAGCACGTGCGGCTGCTCGTCCAGCACACGCGCGCCCTGGGGGTCGACGTGCGTCTGGACGCCGACGTCGGCGCGATCGAGCAGCGCGGCGCGGAGCTGCGCCTTCATTTCACCACGCCGGCGGGAGCAGACAGTGTAGACGTGGACGCGGCAGTGCATTCCGGCGGGCGGTCTCCCGCCACCGACACCCTTGGCCTCGCCGCCGCCGACGTTACCGCCGACGAGCACGGCGCCATCCGCGTCAACGAGTTCCTGCAAAGCGTCTCGAACCCGCGCGTTTACGCCGCGGGCGACGTCGCGTTGTCCCCGGGGTCGCTGCCGCTCACGCCGGTCGCGGGGCACGAAGCGCACATCGTGGCCGCGAACCTGCTCCGCGGCAACTCGAGAACGCCCGACTACTCCGGAACCGCGAGCGTCGTCTTCACCGTTCCTCCCCTCGCCGGCGTCGGCTTGACGGAGAGCGACGCGCGCGCGCGGCACGGTGAGGTCGTTGTCAAGGAAGGAGACACCAGCGAGTGGTATTCCAGCCGGCGCGTTCGGGCGGGCGTGGGCGCGTTCAAGACAATTTCCGAAAGCAGTGGCGGGAAGCTGCTGGGGGCGCATCTGCTGGGCCACAACGCCGAGGAGATGATCAACCTGTTCGCTCTGGCAATCAGGACCGGCCTGACCGCGGACCAGCTCCGGCATGCTATCTACGGGTACCCGACGAGCGCGTCCGACATCGCGTACATGGTGTAG
- a CDS encoding DUF6789 family protein, whose product MRSRVLAGAAAGLAGGLIFGMMMQMMSAPTPDGGSMPMMAMVAAVVKSESIVVGWLYHLFNSAVIGALFGLILGQRMVDRRSGLVFGAAWGVVWWVLGGLILMPVALGMDPFAPLQMPPMRPVALGSLMGHLVYGLILGFVYASMAPYRRPPGAA is encoded by the coding sequence ATGCGATCACGAGTGCTGGCGGGAGCGGCGGCCGGACTGGCGGGCGGGCTGATCTTCGGCATGATGATGCAGATGATGTCCGCGCCCACGCCCGACGGCGGCAGCATGCCGATGATGGCCATGGTCGCGGCGGTGGTGAAGTCCGAGAGCATTGTAGTCGGGTGGCTATACCATCTCTTCAACAGCGCGGTAATCGGCGCGCTGTTCGGCTTGATTCTCGGCCAGCGTATGGTTGATCGGCGATCCGGCCTCGTGTTCGGCGCGGCGTGGGGAGTAGTCTGGTGGGTGCTCGGCGGCCTCATTCTGATGCCTGTCGCTCTCGGAATGGATCCGTTCGCGCCGCTGCAGATGCCGCCCATGCGGCCGGTTGCGCTGGGGAGTCTGATGGGTCACCTGGTGTACGGACTGATCCTGGGGTTCGTATACGCGTCGATGGCGCCGTACCGGCGGCCGCCGGGAGCTGCTTAG
- a CDS encoding RNA polymerase sigma factor, protein MITAFRVARGGTPEPKAFEELLAANLDSLYRTALRLCGGRTEEAEDLVQDSVLRAFAKRHNLRDPRAGRSWLFTTLVRTNLNRVRSERRRRETLESDFDDRQFEAALAGWSQSELPDERLDRDATRAAVRTAIDGLDPELREVLLLTDLEDFSHREAAAMLEIPEGTVASRLFRARAALRSTLTAQTTQRHIRRSV, encoded by the coding sequence ATGATCACGGCCTTTCGCGTTGCGCGGGGCGGCACACCGGAGCCGAAGGCTTTCGAGGAGCTCCTGGCCGCAAATCTGGACTCTCTGTACCGCACGGCGCTGAGGCTTTGCGGCGGCCGGACGGAGGAAGCGGAGGACCTGGTGCAGGACTCCGTCCTGCGGGCGTTCGCGAAGCGCCACAATCTGCGTGATCCGCGCGCGGGTCGATCCTGGCTCTTCACCACGCTCGTCCGGACTAATCTCAACCGTGTCCGCTCCGAGCGGCGCCGGCGCGAGACGCTGGAGTCGGACTTCGACGACCGGCAGTTCGAGGCGGCTTTGGCCGGATGGAGCCAGTCCGAGCTGCCGGATGAGCGCCTGGACCGTGACGCGACGCGAGCCGCGGTACGCACCGCGATCGACGGGCTGGATCCGGAGCTGCGCGAGGTTCTGCTGCTGACGGACCTCGAGGATTTCTCGCACCGGGAAGCGGCGGCCATGCTGGAGATACCGGAGGGCACCGTTGCCTCGCGTCTGTTTCGCGCCCGCGCCGCGCTCCGGTCCACGCTCACGGCGCAAACCACCCAGCGTCACATCAGGAGAAGTGTATGA
- the egtD gene encoding L-histidine N(alpha)-methyltransferase, whose translation MENVSGPVRAASAASRDRMVSDVRRGLLSDQKWLPPTYFYDARGSALFERITRTPEYYLTRAEHALLEREADSIALAARPRSLAELGAGNAEKSRILIRALRARGLCEVYVPVDVDRATLAETAASLREEFPELNVIPVVADMRRELRIPPAAPRPLLCAFLGSTLGNFSAAESQLLLSRLRGEIGKDGWLLLGADLVKDAATIERAYNDSEGLTAQFNLNVLSVLNRELGADFDLAAFEHRAIYEPRLRRIEMHLVSRAKQRVTIPLVGAIELAEGESIRTEISCKYDRESLEEILRESGFALERWMTDDSRRFALVLARQE comes from the coding sequence ATGGAGAACGTGTCCGGCCCTGTGCGCGCGGCGTCCGCCGCATCCCGCGACCGCATGGTGAGCGACGTCCGGCGCGGGCTGCTGTCCGACCAGAAATGGCTCCCGCCGACGTACTTCTACGACGCGAGAGGCTCGGCGCTGTTCGAGCGAATCACGCGGACGCCGGAGTACTATCTGACGCGGGCGGAGCACGCGCTGCTCGAGCGCGAGGCCGATTCGATCGCGCTCGCCGCCCGTCCCCGCTCGCTCGCGGAGCTTGGCGCCGGCAACGCCGAGAAATCGCGAATCCTGATCCGCGCGTTGCGCGCGAGAGGATTGTGCGAGGTGTACGTGCCGGTAGACGTCGACCGGGCGACACTGGCGGAAACGGCGGCGAGCCTGCGCGAGGAGTTCCCGGAGCTGAACGTGATTCCGGTCGTGGCGGACATGCGCCGTGAGCTCCGAATCCCACCTGCCGCGCCGCGCCCGCTGCTGTGCGCGTTTCTCGGCAGCACGCTGGGAAACTTCTCGGCGGCCGAGTCGCAGTTGCTGCTGTCCCGCCTGCGGGGAGAGATCGGCAAGGACGGCTGGCTGCTTCTGGGCGCCGACCTCGTGAAGGACGCAGCGACGATCGAGCGCGCGTACAACGACTCCGAGGGCCTCACGGCGCAATTCAATCTGAACGTGCTGTCGGTGTTGAATCGCGAGCTCGGCGCCGACTTCGATCTGGCGGCGTTCGAGCATCGCGCGATCTACGAGCCCCGCTTGCGCCGCATCGAGATGCACCTCGTGTCGCGCGCGAAGCAGCGGGTGACGATCCCGCTCGTCGGCGCGATCGAGCTGGCCGAGGGCGAAAGCATCCGCACTGAAATCAGCTGCAAGTACGACCGCGAATCGCTCGAGGAAATTCTACGCGAGAGCGGCTTCGCGCTGGAGCGGTGGATGACGGACGACAGTCGCAGGTTCGCGCTCGTGCTCGCGCGCCAGGAATGA
- a CDS encoding glucoamylase family protein, which yields MLADLQQRTFDYFERYMNHERGLVKDNTRENAPASIAGSGYALACYTVAAYREYVPREVAAARVRNTLRFLRAAPQNGGSDETGHRGFFYHFLDAVSGRRVWWSELSSVDTGILVVGALVARGFFDGPEEQEIRDLAEELYLRVDWSWMLADNGLISHGWKPERGFLRYGWGGYNEALFLYVLALGSPTHPIPADSYAQWSSTYKWKKLYGHEFLFGGPLFMHQLSHIWIDFRGIRDEYMRGKGIDYFENSRRATYVQREYAIRNPRRFAGYGADAWGITAGDGPGPAVRKIRGVSRRFYGYVGRGVPFGPDDGTLSPWAVAASLPFAPEIVVPALEHMSAAYPELTGKFGYKCSFNPTFPADDGGWISQGHYAIDQGPLVLMIENYRSGLLWRLMRECPYVVDGLRRAEFAGGWLDGERPSADGGDGSAVAD from the coding sequence ATGCTCGCGGACCTGCAGCAGCGCACGTTCGATTACTTCGAGCGGTACATGAACCACGAGCGCGGGCTCGTGAAGGACAACACGCGCGAGAACGCGCCCGCGAGCATCGCCGGGTCCGGGTACGCGCTCGCCTGCTACACGGTGGCCGCGTACCGGGAGTATGTGCCGCGCGAAGTCGCCGCCGCGCGGGTGCGCAATACCCTGCGGTTCCTCCGCGCAGCGCCGCAGAACGGCGGGAGCGACGAGACCGGCCACCGCGGATTCTTCTACCACTTTCTCGACGCGGTGAGCGGCCGGCGGGTGTGGTGGTCGGAGCTGTCGAGTGTGGATACCGGAATCCTGGTCGTCGGCGCGCTGGTCGCGCGCGGTTTTTTCGACGGGCCGGAGGAGCAGGAGATCCGCGACCTTGCGGAAGAGCTCTACCTGCGCGTGGACTGGAGCTGGATGCTGGCGGACAACGGTCTCATCTCGCACGGCTGGAAGCCGGAGCGCGGCTTTCTCCGGTACGGATGGGGCGGGTATAACGAGGCCCTGTTCCTGTACGTGCTGGCGCTTGGCTCTCCGACCCATCCCATCCCCGCGGATTCGTATGCACAGTGGAGCTCGACGTACAAGTGGAAGAAGCTGTACGGCCACGAGTTTCTGTTCGGCGGCCCGCTGTTCATGCACCAGTTGAGCCACATCTGGATCGACTTCCGGGGGATCCGCGACGAGTACATGCGCGGGAAGGGCATCGACTACTTCGAGAACAGCCGGCGCGCGACCTACGTCCAGCGCGAGTATGCGATCAGGAATCCGAGGCGATTCGCCGGCTACGGCGCGGACGCGTGGGGGATAACCGCCGGCGACGGCCCGGGCCCGGCGGTACGCAAGATTCGCGGAGTCAGCAGACGCTTCTACGGCTACGTCGGGCGCGGAGTGCCGTTCGGTCCGGACGACGGCACTCTGTCCCCCTGGGCGGTGGCGGCGTCGCTCCCCTTCGCCCCGGAGATCGTAGTCCCGGCGCTCGAGCACATGAGCGCGGCTTACCCGGAGCTGACGGGGAAGTTCGGCTACAAATGCAGCTTCAATCCCACCTTTCCGGCGGACGACGGCGGCTGGATATCGCAGGGACATTACGCGATCGACCAGGGGCCGCTCGTGCTGATGATCGAGAATTACCGGTCGGGGCTGCTATGGAGGCTCATGCGCGAATGCCCGTACGTCGTGGACGGTCTGCGGCGCGCGGAGTTCGCCGGGGGATGGCTGGATGGCGAGCGTCCTTCGGCCGACGGGGGAGATGGAAGCGCAGTCGCGGACTGA